A window of the Vigna angularis cultivar LongXiaoDou No.4 chromosome 3, ASM1680809v1, whole genome shotgun sequence genome harbors these coding sequences:
- the LOC108324055 gene encoding homeobox-leucine zipper protein MERISTEM L1, which produces MYQYNTNSWNSQQQQQQSILEKPPQRTFLENELGRNIDGESSSNERRVPSSSDRDPNKQSGKKRYHRHTHEQIMEMECFFKECPHPDDRQRRELSRELGLDILQVKFWFQNKRTQVKSQHDRHENNLLKAENDKLRAENTRYKEALSHASCPNCGGLSGEMSFDEQQLRTENMRLREEIEKMSAMIPRFAVKPGSLYHNMSSQNQMIPPPSLDQGVGNYGAHTVIIGEMLGANNEPLGALPIANDFEKDIVMEIGSVAMKEFTNLAEAGNPLWLPGSCGCEILNQDEYLRSFPKGIGPTPLDVKIEASRQSAVVIMDYNKLVEIFMDVNQWANMFCGIISRAAIHQVLEVGQTEILDGACQVMSAEFQVPSPLVPVRDDYFVRFCKRKNLESWTIVDFSMDQLRPGSFTKSRRRPSGCLITELPNGYSKIVWIEHIELEDNEVHDLYKSYVNSGLAFGAKRWVASLDRQCERLASSMATNIPHKSIGVLTNSGGRRSMMRLAERMMLSFCTAVGASTANAWTLITDASEDVRVMTRKSVDDPGRPSGIVLSASTSLWLPIPSRTVFDFLRSENSRNQWDILSNGGQVEELAHIANGHDTGNCVSLLRVNTPNFGQSNMTMLQETCTDATGSFVVYAPVDLISMNAVLRGGNPDCVALLPSGFAVLPDGPEPMNNEGPIREVGSGGCLLTVAFQILVDSVPTSKLSATSVTTVSSLIKCIVERIQAVVCSGGT; this is translated from the exons ATGTATCAGTACAACACCAACTCTTGGAAttctcaacaacaacaacaacagtcTATACTAGAAAAGCCTCCACAAAGGACATTCTTGGAGAATGAATTGGGAAGGAACATAGATGGTGAATCTTCTAGTAATGAAAGGAGAGTTCCTTCTTCCTCTGACCGAGATCCCAACAAACAAAGTGGAAAAAAGCGTTACCATCGACACACGCATGAACAGATCATGGAGATGGAATG TTTCTTTAAGGAGTGTCCTCACCCAGATGACAGACAAAGGAGAGAGCTGAGCAGAGAGCTGGGATTGGATATCTTGCAGGTCAAGTTCTGGTTCCAAAACAAGCGTACCCAAGTGAAG TCTCAACATGATCGCCACGAGAACAATCTTTTAAAGGCTGAGAATGACAAGCTTCGTGCAGAGAACACCAGGTACAAGGAGGCACTAAGTCATGCTTCTTGCCCTAATTGTGGAGGCCTCAGTGGAGAAATGTCCTTTGACGAGCAACAGCTGAGGACTGAGAATATGCGATTGAGAGAAGAG ATTGAAAAGATGTCAGCAATGATACCAAGATTTGCTGTAAAACCTGGGAGTTTATATCATAACATGTCATCTCAAAACCAGATGATTCCTCCTCCGTCCCTTGATCAGGGTGTTGGAAACTATGGAGCACATACAGTTATCATAGGGGAAATGCTTGGTGCCAATAATGAACCCCTTGGGGCACTCCCAATTGCTAATGATTTTGAGAAAGACATCGTTATGGAGATTGGTAGCGTAGCAATGAAGGAATTCACAAACCTCGCCGAGGCTGGAAACCCTTTGTGGCTCCCTGGAAGCTGTGGCTGTGAGATTCTGAACCAGGATGAATATCTGAGATCTTTCCCTAAGGGAATAGGTCCAACACCCTTAGACGTTAAAATTGAAGCTTCAAGGCAGTCCGCAGTGGTAATCATGGATTACAATAAACTCGTTGAGATCTTTATGGATGTG AATCAATGGGCAAACATGTTTTGCGGTATCATTTCAAGGGCGGCGATACATCAAGTTCTGGAAGTTGGCCAAACAGAAATCTTGGACGGAGCCTGTCAAGTG ATGTCAGCTGAGTTCCAAGTCCCTTCACCGCTTGTTCCTGTTCGTGATGACTATTTTGTGAGGTTCTGTAAGAGAAAAAATTTAGAATCATGGACTATTGTTGATTTTTCCATGGATCAGCTGCGACCCGGTTCATTCACAAAAAGCCGAAGACGACCCTCTGGTTGCCTAATCACAGAATTGCCAAATGGTTACTCAAAG attGTTTGGATTGAACATATAGAACTGGAAGATAATGAAGTGCATGATCTTTACAAAAGCTATGTTAATTCTGGCCTCGCCTTTGGAGCTAAACGCTGGGTGGCATCCTTGGATAGACAATGCGAACGTCTTGCAAGTTCAATGGCCACGAACATACCCCATAAGAGCATTGGTg TGCTAACAAATTCTGGAGGACGAAGAAGTATGATGAGGCTGGCCGAAAGAATGATGTTGAGCTTTTGTACTGCTGTTGGTGCATCTACTGCAAATGCTTGGACACTAATAACAGATGCCAGTGAAGATGTAAGGGTCATGACCAGAAAAAGTGTGGATGATCCAGGAAGACCTTCCGGCATTGTGCTCAGTGCTTCAACTTCTTTGTGGCTCCCCATTCCTTCAAGGACAGTTTTTGATTTTCTGCGATCTGAAAACTCAAGAAATCAG TGGGACATTCTCTCTAACGGAGGACAAGTGGAAGAATTGGCACACATTGCCAATGGTCATGATACTGGCAACTGTGTCTCCTTGCTTCGAGTCAAC ACTCCGAATTTCGGCCAAAGCAATATGACTATGCTTCAAGAGACGTGCACTGATGCCACAGGCTCGTTTGTTGTGTATGCTCCTGTTGATTTAATTTCCATGAATGCTGTGTTGAGAGGTGGAAATCCTGATTGTGTTGCCCTGCTGCCCTCGGGCTTTGCTGTTCTTCCTGATGGGCCTGAACCGATGAACAACGAAGGACCCATTCGTGAGGTTGGATCTGGAGGTTGCCTTCTAACAGTGGCATTTCAGATATTGGTTGATTCTGTTCCAACTTCAAAACTCTCTGCTACTTCAGTGACCACTGTTAGCAGTTTAATCAAGTGCATAGTTGAGCGGATCCAAGCCGTAGTATGCAGTGGCGGCACTTAG
- the LOC108325659 gene encoding uncharacterized protein LOC108325659, producing MRCGGYSKKEPGEVLTLQKRVLAVLNEARKSDGLGYLKYPLISDITKSISKSFGVLIPDQYFSNCRCQRSIFLIADVNNVVTITLLK from the exons GTGTGGAGGCTATAGTAAAAAGGAACCTGGTGAAGTACTGACACTTCAGAAGCGAGTGTTAGCAGTGCTAAATGAGGCAAG AAAGTCCGATGGTCTTGGCTACTTGAAGTATCCTTTGATTTCAGATATCACCAAATCCATCTCGAAATCTTTTGGTGTTCTCATTCCAGATCag TATTTTTCTAATTGCAGATGTCAACGCAGTATTTTTCTAATTGCAGATGTCAACAATGTCGTGACAATCACATTATTGAAGTGA